From Cellulomonas dongxiuzhuiae, the proteins below share one genomic window:
- a CDS encoding YceI family protein has translation MSEPMRTSDRPVRQWQGLTIPDPGTYELDDAHKRVGFVAQHMMVSPVRGEFARAAATIVVGEDPLRSSVTAVIATESLTTHHEDRDTHLRSADFLDVAQFPLIEFRSTDVAWRGEPDAILTWARLRNHNADRRRVSSSTIERADRNRMKFDVTGDLRIKGVTRSVTLRMDFGGAGRDPYDRDIFGFHAVTDIDREDFGLVWNVALEAGGWLVGKKVRIEIAGEAVHQAA, from the coding sequence ATGAGCGAGCCGATGCGGACCTCGGACCGACCCGTCCGCCAGTGGCAGGGCCTGACGATCCCGGACCCCGGCACGTACGAGCTCGACGACGCCCACAAGCGCGTCGGGTTCGTCGCCCAGCACATGATGGTCAGCCCCGTGCGCGGCGAGTTCGCCCGCGCGGCCGCCACGATCGTCGTCGGCGAGGACCCGCTGCGCTCGTCGGTGACCGCCGTCATCGCGACCGAGAGCCTCACGACGCACCACGAGGACCGCGACACCCACCTGCGCAGCGCCGACTTCCTCGACGTCGCGCAGTTCCCCCTGATCGAGTTCCGCAGCACCGACGTCGCGTGGCGCGGCGAGCCCGACGCGATCCTCACCTGGGCGCGGCTGCGCAACCACAACGCCGACCGTCGGCGCGTGTCCAGCAGCACCATCGAGCGCGCCGACCGCAACCGCATGAAGTTCGACGTCACGGGCGACCTGCGGATCAAGGGCGTGACGCGGTCCGTCACGCTGCGCATGGACTTCGGCGGCGCCGGCCGCGACCCGTACGACCGTGACATCTTCGGGTTCCACGCGGTCACCGACATCGACCGCGAGGACTTCGGCCTGGTGTGGAACGTCGCGCTCGAGGCCGGCGGCTGGCTCGTCGGCAAGAAGGTGCGCATCGAGATCGCCGGCGAGGCCGTCCACCAGGCGGCGTGA
- a CDS encoding prenyltransferase, whose amino-acid sequence MREVLAASRPFSWINTAYPFAAGWLMATDGRVDVRLVVGTLFFLVPYNLLMYGINDVFDYASDLANPRKGGIEGGLVDPSRARAVHRRILVACVVATVPFVVWLLALGSPLAGVVLLLVVADVVAYSAPRLRFKERPVLDSFSSAVHFVGPLLYALVLAGADLAARTTWPVLVAFLLWGMASHAFGAVQDVRADRAGGLASVATVLGARPTVLAATAAYVAAAGVLLALPWPGVLAALLPLPYAVSTWRFRHVTDDDCERANAGWRTFLWLNLLTGFLVTMLLLAVALT is encoded by the coding sequence ATGCGCGAGGTGCTCGCGGCGTCCCGCCCGTTCTCCTGGATCAACACCGCCTACCCGTTCGCCGCCGGTTGGCTCATGGCCACCGACGGCCGCGTCGACGTGCGGCTCGTCGTGGGGACGCTGTTCTTCCTCGTCCCGTACAACCTGCTGATGTACGGGATCAACGACGTGTTCGACTACGCCTCCGACCTCGCGAACCCCCGCAAGGGCGGCATCGAGGGTGGCCTGGTCGACCCGTCGCGGGCGCGCGCCGTGCACCGCCGCATCCTGGTCGCGTGCGTCGTGGCGACCGTGCCGTTCGTGGTGTGGCTGCTGGCCCTCGGGTCGCCGCTCGCGGGCGTCGTGCTGCTGCTGGTCGTCGCCGACGTCGTCGCCTACTCCGCGCCGCGCCTGCGGTTCAAGGAGCGCCCCGTCCTCGACTCGTTCTCCTCCGCCGTGCACTTCGTCGGGCCGCTGCTCTACGCGCTCGTCCTGGCGGGCGCCGACCTCGCGGCGCGCACGACGTGGCCCGTGCTGGTCGCCTTCCTGCTGTGGGGCATGGCGTCGCACGCGTTCGGCGCGGTCCAGGACGTGCGTGCGGACCGCGCGGGCGGCCTCGCGTCGGTCGCGACCGTGCTCGGTGCTCGGCCCACGGTCCTCGCGGCGACCGCGGCGTACGTCGCGGCCGCGGGGGTGCTGCTCGCGCTGCCGTGGCCCGGCGTGCTCGCGGCGCTGCTGCCGCTGCCGTACGCCGTGAGCACGTGGCGGTTCCGCCACGTCACCGACGACGACTGCGAGCGCGCGAACGCCGGGTGGCGCACGTTCCTGTGGCTCAACCTGCTGACGGGGTTCCTCGTGACCATGCTGCTGCTCGCGGTCGCGCTGACCTGA
- a CDS encoding lycopene cyclase domain-containing protein: MTNIVLNVIVLLLLTVVSLPVLRRLRARPLVWAALFVCALTAVFDTLMIDVGLYVFDPAKILGVHVLGAPLEDFAYAIAAAVFVPVLWTVLGRSRRTSSHPDGQPAPAAAGTPD, encoded by the coding sequence GTGACGAACATCGTGCTCAACGTGATCGTGCTGCTGCTGCTCACCGTGGTGTCCCTGCCGGTGCTGCGGCGCCTGCGCGCCCGGCCGCTGGTCTGGGCGGCGCTGTTCGTGTGCGCCCTGACGGCGGTGTTCGACACCCTCATGATCGACGTCGGCCTGTACGTGTTCGACCCCGCCAAGATCCTCGGGGTCCACGTCCTGGGCGCGCCGCTCGAGGACTTCGCGTACGCGATCGCCGCCGCCGTGTTCGTGCCCGTGCTGTGGACCGTGCTGGGGCGCTCGCGCCGCACGTCGTCGCACCCGGACGGGCAGCCGGCGCCGGCCGCGGCCGGGACGCCCGACTGA
- a CDS encoding lycopene cyclase domain-containing protein, which produces MTGLVYLGALLLSLGGLAVLDRRFRLAFWYDARRAAWTVGLGVVGFLLWDVAGLALGIFARGDSPHMTGLLLAPELPVEEAFFLALLTYVGLLAWRWFDLSSARRAADRAAARGTDGGAS; this is translated from the coding sequence ATGACGGGGCTGGTGTACCTCGGTGCGCTGCTGCTGTCCCTGGGCGGCCTGGCCGTGCTGGACCGGCGGTTCCGGCTCGCGTTCTGGTACGACGCGCGGCGCGCGGCCTGGACCGTCGGCCTCGGCGTCGTGGGGTTCCTGCTGTGGGACGTCGCGGGGCTCGCGCTGGGGATCTTCGCGCGCGGCGACTCGCCGCACATGACCGGTCTGCTGCTGGCACCCGAGCTGCCGGTCGAGGAGGCGTTCTTCCTCGCGCTGCTCACCTACGTGGGGCTGCTGGCGTGGCGCTGGTTCGACCTGTCGTCGGCCCGGCGCGCCGCGGACCGGGCCGCGGCACGGGGGACCGACGGGGGTGCGTCGTGA
- the crtI gene encoding phytoene desaturase family protein, with amino-acid sequence MSAAVRVVVIGGGVGGLATAALLARGGAQVTLLERHDQLGGRTGTWEADGFRFDTGPSWWFMPEVVEHTFALLGRRVSDHVDLQRLDPAYRLFPEPGSGVEPFDVVADPLANAATFDALEPGAGAAIRRYVADAGEAYRTALDHFLYTTFERPDRALSRDVLLRTGTLARLLTQTLADRIAGTVQHPVLRQVLGYHAVFLGSSPYRVPALYSLMSHLDLGEGVFYPRGGMYTLVEALAKAAVEEGVTVRTGADVLEIEVDDAPRSARHPRRRGVARGVRLADGTLVPADVVVSGADRHHTETALLGPDHADLPPDVWERRGPGISALLVMAGVRGELPELRHHSLFFTQDWPGNFEAILGAGRATPASGLRVPDVASLYVSRTTATDPTAAPPGHENLFVLVPYPADPALGSRAGELDAHADRYLDQVGAWAGVPDLRSRVVVRRVVGPADFARDLSAWRGTALGMEHTLRQSAMFRPGVASHRVPNLLHVGGGTVPGVGLPMVLIGAELVAKRLLGETSSRPLPAPLRPGYLGSALPRGLWSDVTAGRA; translated from the coding sequence GTGAGCGCGGCCGTGCGCGTCGTCGTCATCGGCGGCGGGGTCGGCGGCCTGGCGACGGCCGCGCTGCTCGCGCGCGGCGGCGCCCAGGTGACCCTGCTCGAGCGCCACGACCAGCTCGGCGGCCGGACGGGGACGTGGGAGGCCGACGGGTTCCGGTTCGACACCGGTCCGTCCTGGTGGTTCATGCCCGAGGTCGTCGAGCACACGTTCGCGCTGCTCGGGCGACGCGTGTCCGACCACGTCGACCTGCAGCGCCTGGACCCTGCCTACCGGCTCTTCCCCGAGCCCGGGTCCGGCGTCGAGCCGTTCGACGTGGTCGCCGACCCGCTCGCCAACGCCGCGACGTTCGACGCGCTGGAGCCCGGCGCGGGCGCCGCGATCCGCCGGTACGTCGCCGACGCGGGCGAGGCGTACCGCACGGCGCTGGACCACTTCCTCTACACGACGTTCGAGCGTCCCGACCGGGCGCTGTCCCGCGACGTGCTGCTCCGCACGGGGACCCTGGCCCGGCTGCTGACGCAGACGCTCGCCGACCGCATCGCCGGGACCGTGCAGCACCCCGTCCTGCGGCAGGTCCTCGGCTACCACGCCGTGTTCCTCGGGTCGTCGCCGTACCGCGTGCCCGCGCTGTACTCGCTCATGAGCCACCTCGACCTCGGCGAGGGCGTGTTCTACCCGCGCGGCGGCATGTACACCCTCGTCGAGGCGCTGGCCAAGGCCGCGGTCGAGGAGGGCGTCACCGTGCGCACCGGCGCCGACGTCCTGGAGATCGAGGTCGACGACGCACCGCGCAGCGCGCGCCACCCGCGGCGCCGCGGCGTCGCCCGCGGCGTCCGGCTGGCCGACGGCACCCTCGTCCCGGCGGACGTCGTGGTGTCCGGCGCCGACCGGCACCACACCGAGACCGCCCTGCTGGGACCGGACCACGCGGACCTGCCCCCGGACGTCTGGGAGCGGCGCGGCCCGGGCATCTCGGCGCTGCTCGTCATGGCGGGCGTGCGCGGCGAGCTGCCCGAGCTGCGTCACCACTCGCTGTTCTTCACGCAGGACTGGCCCGGCAACTTCGAGGCCATCCTGGGCGCCGGACGGGCGACCCCCGCATCGGGGCTGCGCGTGCCGGACGTCGCGTCGCTGTACGTCTCGCGCACCACCGCGACCGACCCGACCGCCGCACCCCCGGGTCACGAGAACCTGTTCGTCCTCGTCCCGTACCCCGCCGACCCCGCGCTCGGCAGCCGCGCGGGCGAGCTCGACGCCCACGCCGACCGCTACCTGGACCAGGTGGGCGCGTGGGCGGGCGTGCCGGACCTGCGCTCGCGGGTCGTCGTGCGGCGCGTCGTGGGCCCTGCCGACTTCGCGCGCGACCTGTCCGCGTGGCGCGGCACCGCGCTCGGCATGGAGCACACCCTGCGCCAGTCGGCGATGTTCCGGCCGGGCGTCGCCTCGCACCGGGTGCCGAACCTGCTGCACGTGGGCGGAGGCACCGTCCCCGGCGTCGGCCTGCCGATGGTCCTCATCGGCGCCGAGCTGGTCGCCAAGCGGCTGCTGGGGGAGACGTCGTCCCGCCCCCTGCCGGCGCCGCTGCGGCCCGGGTACCTCGGCTCGGCGCTGCCGCGCGGCCTGTGGTCCGACGTCACGGCGGGGCGTGCATGA
- a CDS encoding phytoene/squalene synthase family protein encodes MRTATTGQVLYDAIAMRASALVLRAYSTSFGLGTRLLGARTRGDIHAVYALVRLADEVVDTYRGPDAGAELDELEEQVARALRTGYSTNVVVHAFARTARRIGIGHGEIDPFFASMRADLTVRTHDRESYERYVYGSAEVVGVMCLRAFLDADRRPGDPPVVPAPPAVDGARALGAAFQKINFLRDLAADSGDLGRAYLPGVDPEHLTREDVRAVLEEIGGDLDRARAALPLLPTRARCAVAATAGLYDRLLRDLAATPVATLRARRVRVPGPVKAAVVVRAVAGVLADETRDRVRATPLLRSRAVAR; translated from the coding sequence ATGCGCACGGCCACCACCGGTCAGGTCCTGTACGACGCGATCGCGATGCGGGCCAGCGCGCTGGTCCTGCGGGCGTACTCGACGTCGTTCGGCCTCGGCACGCGCCTGCTCGGCGCCCGCACGCGCGGCGACATCCACGCGGTGTACGCGCTCGTGCGCCTCGCGGACGAGGTCGTCGACACCTACCGCGGCCCCGACGCGGGGGCCGAGCTCGACGAGCTCGAGGAGCAGGTCGCACGCGCCCTGCGCACCGGCTACTCGACCAACGTCGTCGTGCACGCGTTCGCCCGCACCGCGCGGCGCATCGGCATCGGGCACGGCGAGATCGACCCGTTCTTCGCCTCCATGAGGGCCGACCTGACCGTGCGCACCCACGACCGCGAGAGCTACGAGCGGTACGTCTACGGGTCCGCGGAGGTCGTCGGGGTGATGTGCCTGCGCGCGTTCCTCGACGCCGACCGCCGACCCGGTGACCCGCCCGTCGTGCCGGCGCCCCCGGCCGTCGACGGGGCGCGGGCGCTCGGTGCGGCCTTCCAGAAGATCAACTTCCTGCGGGACCTGGCCGCCGACAGCGGCGACCTCGGGCGCGCGTACCTGCCGGGCGTCGACCCGGAGCACCTCACCCGCGAGGACGTGCGGGCCGTCCTCGAGGAGATCGGTGGGGACCTGGACCGCGCGCGCGCCGCCCTCCCGCTGCTGCCGACGCGCGCGCGGTGCGCCGTCGCCGCGACCGCGGGGCTCTACGACCGCCTCCTGCGCGACCTCGCGGCGACACCCGTCGCGACCCTGCGGGCCCGTCGCGTCCGCGTCCCGGGACCGGTCAAGGCCGCCGTCGTCGTGCGCGCCGTGGCCGGGGTGCTGGCGGACGAGACGCGGGACCGGGTCCGCGCCACGCCGCTGCTCCGCTCGCGGGCGGTGGCCCGGTGA
- a CDS encoding polyprenyl synthetase family protein, with product MSQTSERGQPGATRSSPAPVTATTPAGAPAAGAPATGAPAAGAALAHGVEHVTDAAGRILRDLVGEQRRRAVAFDPACADLWQDLDAVTGGKLLRPRLVAAAYLGLGGTDLVAAAHVAAAHELLHTAMVVHDDVLDHDEVRRGHPNVAGRTRARLTADGVPRAAVDQQVGAAALLAGDAALAQAFGLLATGAVPPARLGELVRLLADGVATTVSGELLDVRGALAVPSDVDAVLVAELKTAVYSFRVPLESGAVLADAPGVARAVLAGVGTALGVAYQLVDDELGTMGDPALTGKSVLSDLREGKRTELLRVAWQRADPRQAALLDTHVGRADLDDSGAHAVVDVLHDTGAVEDVRALARRSADIARTLATHLPEPLATYLAGVVDDLAGRAR from the coding sequence GTGAGTCAGACCAGCGAGCGCGGGCAGCCCGGCGCGACCCGCAGCAGCCCCGCGCCCGTGACCGCCACGACCCCGGCCGGAGCACCCGCGGCCGGCGCACCCGCGACCGGCGCACCCGCGGCCGGTGCGGCGCTCGCGCACGGCGTCGAGCACGTCACCGACGCTGCCGGGCGGATCCTGCGTGACCTGGTCGGCGAGCAGCGCCGCCGGGCCGTCGCGTTCGACCCCGCGTGCGCCGACCTGTGGCAGGACCTCGACGCGGTCACCGGGGGCAAGCTGCTGCGCCCCCGTCTCGTCGCCGCGGCGTACCTCGGCCTCGGGGGCACGGACCTCGTCGCCGCGGCCCACGTGGCCGCCGCCCACGAGCTGCTGCACACCGCGATGGTCGTGCACGACGACGTCCTGGACCACGACGAGGTCCGGCGCGGCCACCCCAACGTCGCGGGCCGCACGCGTGCCCGGCTCACCGCCGACGGGGTGCCGCGGGCCGCGGTCGACCAGCAGGTCGGCGCGGCCGCGCTGCTCGCGGGCGACGCGGCCCTCGCGCAGGCCTTCGGTCTGCTCGCGACCGGCGCCGTGCCGCCGGCCCGGCTGGGCGAGCTCGTGCGGCTGCTCGCCGACGGCGTCGCGACGACCGTCAGCGGCGAGCTGCTCGACGTCCGGGGCGCGCTCGCGGTGCCGTCGGACGTCGACGCCGTCCTCGTCGCCGAGCTCAAGACCGCCGTCTACTCGTTCCGGGTGCCGCTCGAGTCGGGCGCCGTCCTGGCCGACGCCCCGGGCGTCGCGCGGGCTGTGCTCGCGGGGGTCGGCACGGCACTGGGCGTCGCCTACCAGCTCGTCGACGACGAGCTGGGGACCATGGGCGACCCGGCTCTCACGGGCAAGTCCGTGCTCTCCGACCTGCGCGAGGGCAAGCGCACCGAGCTGCTGCGGGTCGCCTGGCAGCGCGCCGACCCGCGGCAGGCAGCGCTGCTGGACACGCACGTCGGGCGGGCGGACCTCGACGACTCCGGTGCGCACGCCGTGGTCGACGTCCTGCACGACACCGGCGCGGTCGAGGACGTGCGCGCCCTGGCACGCCGCAGCGCGGACATCGCGCGTACGCTCGCCACCCACCTGCCGGAGCCGTTGGCGACGTACCTGGCAGGCGTCGTCGACGACCTCGCCGGGCGCGCGCGCTGA
- the galE gene encoding UDP-glucose 4-epimerase GalE, with protein sequence MTWLVTGGAGYIGAHVVRALLDAARAGDERLRPVVLDDLSSGYAAFVPDGVPFVRASVVDTDAVRDALVAHGVTGVVHLAGYKYAGVSVQRPLHTYEQNVTGTAHLLAAMTDAGVDRVVLSSSAAVYGSPDVDLVTEDTPTTPESPYGESKLVAEWLLRDQGVATGLRHTSLRYFNVVGSGAEDLYDASPHNLFPLVLDALASGRTPRVNGTDYPTPDGTCVRDYVHVADLALAHVEAARALADDRPLDRVYNLGSGDGLSVAQIMTTIARVTGIDFTPERGPRRPGDPARIVASGEAAARDLGWAMRHSPEQMVASAWDAHRRAA encoded by the coding sequence ATGACCTGGCTGGTGACCGGCGGCGCCGGCTATATCGGCGCGCACGTGGTGCGCGCACTCCTGGACGCCGCACGCGCGGGCGACGAGCGGCTGCGCCCCGTGGTCCTGGACGACCTGTCGAGCGGGTACGCCGCGTTCGTGCCGGACGGCGTGCCGTTCGTCCGGGCGTCGGTCGTCGACACCGACGCCGTGCGGGACGCGCTCGTCGCGCACGGCGTGACGGGGGTCGTGCACCTCGCGGGCTACAAGTACGCGGGCGTCTCGGTGCAGCGCCCGCTGCACACCTACGAGCAGAACGTCACGGGGACCGCCCACCTGCTCGCGGCGATGACGGACGCGGGCGTCGACCGGGTCGTGCTCTCCTCGTCCGCGGCCGTCTACGGCAGCCCGGACGTCGATCTCGTCACCGAGGACACCCCGACGACGCCGGAGTCCCCCTACGGCGAGTCCAAGCTGGTCGCCGAGTGGCTGCTGCGGGACCAGGGCGTCGCGACCGGCCTGCGCCACACGTCGCTGCGGTACTTCAACGTCGTGGGCTCGGGGGCCGAGGACCTGTACGACGCCAGCCCCCACAACCTGTTCCCGCTGGTCCTCGACGCCCTGGCCTCGGGCCGCACGCCGCGCGTCAACGGCACCGACTACCCGACGCCCGACGGCACGTGCGTGCGCGACTACGTGCACGTCGCCGACCTGGCGCTGGCGCACGTCGAGGCGGCCCGGGCACTGGCGGACGACCGGCCGCTGGACCGCGTCTACAACCTCGGCTCGGGCGACGGCCTGTCCGTCGCCCAGATCATGACGACGATCGCCCGGGTCACGGGGATCGACTTCACGCCGGAGCGGGGGCCACGTCGGCCGGGCGACCCGGCGCGCATCGTCGCGTCGGGCGAGGCCGCCGCCCGGGACCTCGGGTGGGCGATGCGCCACTCCCCCGAGCAGATGGTCGCCAGCGCCTGGGACGCCCACCGCCGCGCCGCGTGA
- a CDS encoding LLM class flavin-dependent oxidoreductase, producing the protein MVRVGVVLLPQERWASARTRWRRAEEMGFDHAWTYDHLAWRELADEPWFATVPLLAAAAAVTERIGLGTWVASPNFRHPVPFAKDVMGLDDVAGGRFVLGVGAGGEGWDAGVMGPAPTRRERTRRFAEFLGLLDTLLTQPVTDHDGEYYQSHGARMVPGTLARPRPPFVVAANGPRAMALAARYGQGWATYGPGTGVGEGVDADAAQEAWWQGLASMVEAFDEVAGDRPIGRWLSLDGAPRFSLGSAALAVEGVERAAALGFGDVVLHWPRASGVYAGDERELERLAAELPRLQALEPATR; encoded by the coding sequence ATGGTGAGGGTCGGGGTGGTGCTGCTGCCGCAGGAGCGGTGGGCGAGCGCGCGCACGCGGTGGCGGCGCGCCGAGGAGATGGGCTTCGACCACGCGTGGACGTACGACCACCTTGCGTGGCGCGAGCTGGCGGACGAGCCGTGGTTCGCCACGGTCCCGCTGCTGGCGGCGGCGGCCGCCGTCACCGAGCGCATCGGGCTGGGCACCTGGGTCGCGTCCCCCAACTTCCGGCACCCCGTCCCGTTCGCCAAGGACGTCATGGGCCTCGACGACGTGGCCGGCGGCCGGTTCGTCCTCGGCGTCGGCGCGGGCGGCGAGGGCTGGGACGCGGGCGTCATGGGTCCGGCGCCCACCCGCCGTGAGCGCACCCGACGTTTCGCCGAGTTCCTCGGCCTGCTCGACACCCTGCTGACCCAGCCGGTCACGGACCACGACGGCGAGTACTACCAGTCGCACGGCGCGCGCATGGTGCCCGGCACCCTCGCCCGGCCGCGTCCGCCCTTCGTCGTCGCCGCCAACGGTCCCCGCGCCATGGCGCTCGCCGCGCGGTACGGCCAGGGCTGGGCGACCTACGGGCCCGGCACCGGCGTCGGCGAGGGTGTCGACGCCGACGCCGCGCAGGAGGCCTGGTGGCAGGGGCTCGCGAGCATGGTCGAGGCGTTCGACGAGGTCGCCGGGGATCGGCCGATCGGCCGGTGGCTGAGCCTCGACGGTGCGCCCCGGTTCTCGCTGGGATCCGCCGCGCTCGCGGTCGAGGGCGTCGAGCGTGCCGCCGCGCTCGGGTTCGGCGACGTCGTCCTGCACTGGCCGCGGGCGTCGGGCGTGTACGCGGGCGACGAGCGCGAGCTCGAGCGCCTCGCCGCCGAGCTGCCCCGCCTGCAGGCGCTGGAGCCGGCGACGCGCTGA
- a CDS encoding LysR family transcriptional regulator has product MELEVRHLRTLTTVASLGSITKAAAVLGVAQPALSAQLARIDRALGGPTFVRDHRGVRPTPLGALVLDRARTLLPAMDALRQDARRVACGDTAATLRLAGAGSALAAPLVRRLSSGGDPPPTLRAVPDTARAVAELAAGAHDAVLAGTCGDALPPAHPGVQWRLLGTDAVHVVVGEGHPGGGDVRLAELADARWVTAAGDSCFTECFLRACARAGFTPPTPSECDRAEALELVRAGVAVALTQPYGALPAGLRALTLRGTPLTWSTWLATHDDTATDVRTRLVGAARDARREELAAARGRRGGTSPHLDRKVRPAV; this is encoded by the coding sequence ATGGAGCTGGAGGTCCGGCATCTGCGCACCCTGACGACCGTCGCCTCGCTCGGCAGCATCACCAAGGCCGCGGCCGTGCTCGGCGTCGCGCAGCCCGCCCTGAGCGCGCAGCTGGCCCGCATCGACCGCGCCCTCGGAGGGCCCACCTTCGTCCGGGACCACCGCGGCGTGCGACCGACGCCCCTCGGTGCCCTCGTGCTCGACCGCGCCCGCACGCTGCTGCCGGCGATGGACGCCCTGCGGCAGGACGCGCGACGGGTGGCGTGCGGCGACACGGCCGCCACGCTGCGGCTCGCCGGCGCGGGTTCCGCCCTCGCCGCACCTCTCGTACGCCGGTTGTCGTCGGGGGGCGACCCACCGCCGACGCTGCGCGCCGTCCCGGACACGGCGCGCGCCGTGGCCGAGCTCGCGGCCGGCGCCCACGACGCGGTGCTGGCGGGCACGTGCGGCGACGCCCTGCCTCCCGCGCACCCCGGCGTCCAGTGGCGCCTGCTCGGGACGGACGCCGTGCACGTCGTCGTCGGCGAGGGCCACCCGGGCGGTGGCGACGTCCGCCTGGCGGAGCTCGCCGACGCGCGCTGGGTCACGGCCGCGGGCGACAGCTGCTTCACCGAGTGCTTCCTGCGGGCGTGCGCCCGCGCGGGGTTCACGCCCCCGACGCCCAGCGAGTGCGACCGCGCGGAGGCGCTCGAGCTCGTCCGCGCGGGCGTCGCCGTCGCCCTGACGCAGCCGTACGGCGCGCTGCCGGCCGGGCTGCGTGCGCTGACGCTGCGCGGGACGCCGCTGACGTGGTCCACCTGGCTGGCGACGCACGACGACACCGCCACCGACGTGCGCACGCGCCTGGTCGGGGCCGCGCGCGACGCGCGGCGCGAGGAGCTCGCCGCCGCCCGCGGCCGCCGCGGTGGCACGTCGCCGCACCTCGACCGGAAGGTGAGACCAGCGGTATGA